In bacterium, the DNA window CGCGGTTAAGTGTCCATCAAGCCGGACGCATTCTTCCGTGATGTCGAGGCGATCAGCAATGAGCGCAAGCTCAAGTTCGAGCCGATTTTCATCGTAGGATTCGTTGCTGACCAAGCGCTGGACTCGATCCTTTAGCTTCTCCAAAGTGCGAGTCGGCAATCCCTCCTGCGCCAGCTTAACCTCACTTAACGCGGCCGAAATCAAATCCAGCCTGCCAAGCATGTCCCGCATCAGTACGTCGCCTTCCTGCCGCCGCATCAGTCTAAGATTCTGAATCGCCAGTTCTGTCGCGGCCAAAGATAACTTCAAGAGTCGATCGGTGACTTCCGGCGCATCAACAGGAGTGGTAACCTCCGGGAACTGAAGCAAATGGTCGAGATGCACGGTTTCACTGATGCGAAGTTCTGCACAGAGCTCCTGCAACTGTCCGGAAATCCGCTTTGCCGCATCAATGTCGATGCGTGCAGCTGTGGGCAGTCCACTGCGATTCTCGGTCAAGGTCAGCGAGATCTTTCCGCGCTCTACGCCTTTCCTGCAGAGTTCGCGCAACTCTGCTTCAAAGATCAGCAATGTCCTCGGTGCACGGAATCCAAAGTCAAAGTATCGGTTATTGAGCGTTCTCAGTTCCGCGCCGACTGTCAGTCCGTCTTCAGTGACTTCGCCCCTGCCGAAACCGGTCATCGAGTATATCATGATCTGCGTAATGGCGAAGTGAGGTTGTCCATGGCAAGCTAAAATATCACCCCAACCGAAACGCGATGCGTCAGGCCGAGGTCTTCGTGGTCTTCCAATGCGGCATGTACGGCCAGACTGCCGAAGTGTAACCCTGCGCCAGCCGTAAATCGTTCTCCGTTCATCCCGCCCCGTAGCGCAACGGTGTTCGCAATCAAGTACTCGGCGCCGATGTGCGGCTCGATCGAGACAGGTCCTGCGTCTACGACTTCCGCTTCACCACGACTCTCAAATCGCGTCTCTGCATCAGCTGCAAGAGTGAGTTCCGCGTTCATGGCATGCAACGGAGCAGACCAACTTCCTCCAACTACGAGGCTCGGCAGAATTGACTCTGTTCGACCTGTTGACCAAGCCATCGTCGACGTAGTCACGTCTTTGATTACGGCTCCAATTTCACTGCGATCGCCAACTGTTCGGTGAACGCCAACGTCGAAGCCTAAACCGATTGCGGTCTCACTCGCCACTGTCTTGTTCAAGAGCTTGGCTGTTCCGCCGACGTCCCACCCACGGCCAAGAGTCTTTCCCCCGGAAGCCATCACCGCCCATTCATGATCTCCCGTTTGTCCATCTGCAATTACGCGATTCGCGTCGGAGAGTGGCTGGGTAGGATCTTCAAGCTTCGTGAGCGGAATATCTGTGACCCTTGAATACAGAACTGTCACGGCACCAGCCACATGATTGTGCATCGGGGTGGCGTATGCCAAGTAATCATAAGTAAAAAGGTTGTCAAACTGGGAAGCATGCATGAATTCAACTGAGCGCTTCGACAGTCCGGCAAGGCTTGCGGGATTGTAGTAACCCGCAGTTGCCGGCAATGGGGATGCAGTTGCTGCACCGCCCATAGCAAGTGCGCGTGCACCTGCCCCTAGGTCCAGAAACTCCCCAGCGTAGCGACCGATAACCCATTGCGCACAAGCGGTTTGGGTCATA includes these proteins:
- a CDS encoding YicC family protein; the protein is MIYSMTGFGRGEVTEDGLTVGAELRTLNNRYFDFGFRAPRTLLIFEAELRELCRKGVERGKISLTLTENRSGLPTAARIDIDAAKRISGQLQELCAELRISETVHLDHLLQFPEVTTPVDAPEVTDRLLKLSLAATELAIQNLRLMRRQEGDVLMRDMLGRLDLISAALSEVKLAQEGLPTRTLEKLKDRVQRLVSNESYDENRLELELALIADRLDITEECVRLDGHLTAFRKTLTSPTGQVGKRLGFLLQEMNREANTIASKTSSLEVSHLTVSIREEIERLREQVQNLE